One genomic window of Pseudoxanthomonas sp. includes the following:
- a CDS encoding PQQ-dependent dehydrogenase, methanol/ethanol family, whose translation MSTLSSASRIAAPIFLAALSLTLGACNKQGADSTAQAPAAAPAASPPPAAAVDTDAEFLATAAKPENWGGIGRDFALTRHSPLADINKDNVKGLKMSWEMKSGATRGHEGQPLVVDGVMYTVSAYPNIVHALDVSQPGQPKELWTYTPQQDERSVAVACCDTVNRGGSYADGKFVFNSLSGDVIALDAKTGKEAWKFKSADPGKGETITMAPIIADGKVISGISGNEFGVRGRVEAFNLADGKPVWTCHATGSDKDICLGKDFNKAHPEYGQLGDLGIKTFPDNEWERGGGAAWGWYSYDPKLRLVYIGTGNPGLWSPSYRCGAKPVTQEACNNGDWDNKWSMTIFARNIDTGEAVWGYQMTPFDQWDYDGINEPILVDMDIDGKQVPSLVTFNRNGHAYVLDRRDGTLLRAHTYGPVDWAERIDMKTGRPVKVAAHSPLEVGKMVSASPSAMGTKDQQPCSVDPKQPNIFFCGTNNWYMELTPQERGRTMQGMPYVFANVAMKPHKPGALGIIKAFDVLSGKEKWRIEEKFPTWSGTLVTDGGLVFYGTLDGWFRAVDEETGKKLWEVKLPSGIIGNPITYKIGSEQYVGVYSGIGGWIGLPIAGGLDPSDPFGALGAAGLAFSNGFDKIPLGGMVHVFHLGADGVPAQAPSKATASATQTRHATPAS comes from the coding sequence ATGTCCACGCTTTCAAGCGCTTCCCGAATCGCCGCGCCGATCTTCCTCGCGGCACTCTCACTGACTCTTGGCGCCTGCAACAAGCAGGGTGCCGATTCCACTGCACAGGCACCTGCCGCCGCGCCCGCGGCCAGTCCGCCACCAGCGGCTGCGGTCGACACGGACGCAGAGTTCCTGGCCACCGCTGCCAAACCGGAAAACTGGGGCGGCATTGGCCGCGACTTCGCGCTGACCCGGCATAGTCCGTTGGCCGACATCAACAAGGACAACGTCAAGGGACTGAAGATGTCCTGGGAAATGAAGAGCGGCGCCACGCGCGGCCACGAAGGCCAGCCGCTGGTCGTGGATGGCGTGATGTACACCGTCAGCGCCTATCCCAACATCGTGCATGCGCTCGATGTCTCCCAGCCCGGCCAGCCCAAGGAACTGTGGACCTATACACCGCAGCAGGATGAGCGCTCGGTGGCCGTGGCCTGTTGCGACACAGTCAACCGCGGCGGCTCGTATGCCGACGGCAAGTTCGTGTTCAACAGCCTGTCCGGCGACGTGATCGCGCTGGATGCCAAGACCGGCAAGGAAGCGTGGAAATTCAAATCCGCCGATCCGGGCAAGGGCGAAACCATCACGATGGCGCCGATCATCGCCGACGGCAAAGTCATCTCCGGCATCTCGGGCAACGAGTTCGGCGTACGCGGCCGTGTCGAGGCGTTCAACCTGGCCGATGGCAAGCCGGTGTGGACCTGCCATGCGACCGGCTCGGACAAGGACATCTGCCTGGGCAAGGATTTCAACAAGGCGCATCCGGAATACGGCCAGCTCGGCGACCTGGGCATCAAGACCTTCCCGGACAACGAGTGGGAACGCGGTGGCGGCGCAGCCTGGGGCTGGTACAGCTATGACCCGAAGCTGCGACTGGTCTATATCGGCACCGGCAATCCGGGCCTGTGGAGCCCGAGCTATCGCTGCGGCGCCAAGCCGGTCACGCAGGAAGCGTGCAACAACGGCGACTGGGACAACAAATGGTCCATGACCATCTTCGCCCGCAACATCGATACCGGCGAAGCGGTGTGGGGCTACCAGATGACCCCGTTCGACCAGTGGGATTACGACGGCATCAACGAGCCGATCCTGGTGGACATGGATATCGACGGCAAGCAGGTCCCCTCACTGGTCACCTTCAACCGCAACGGCCATGCCTACGTATTGGACCGTCGCGATGGCACGCTGCTGCGCGCGCATACCTATGGTCCGGTGGACTGGGCCGAACGCATCGACATGAAGACCGGTCGCCCGGTCAAGGTCGCCGCGCACTCGCCGCTTGAAGTCGGCAAGATGGTCTCGGCGTCGCCCTCGGCGATGGGCACCAAGGACCAGCAGCCATGCTCGGTCGATCCCAAGCAGCCGAACATCTTCTTCTGCGGCACCAACAACTGGTACATGGAGCTGACCCCGCAGGAACGCGGCCGCACCATGCAGGGCATGCCGTACGTGTTCGCCAATGTAGCGATGAAGCCGCACAAGCCGGGCGCGCTGGGCATCATCAAGGCCTTCGATGTGCTGTCGGGCAAGGAGAAGTGGCGCATCGAGGAGAAGTTCCCGACCTGGAGCGGCACCCTGGTGACCGATGGCGGGCTGGTGTTCTACGGCACGCTCGATGGCTGGTTCCGCGCCGTTGACGAGGAAACCGGCAAGAAGCTGTGGGAGGTCAAGCTGCCGTCCGGCATCATCGGCAACCCGATCACCTACAAGATCGGCAGCGAACAGTACGTGGGCGTGTACTCGGGCATCGGCGGCTGGATCGGCCTGCCCATCGCAGGTGGCCTGGACCCCAGCGATCCGTTCGGCGCACTGGGCGCGGCGGGCCTGGCCTTCTCCAACGGCTTCGACAAGATCCCGCTCGGCGGCATGGTCCACGTGTTCCACCTGGGCGCGGACGGCGTGCCTGCGCAGGCACCGTCGAAGGCGACGGCCTCCGCGACACAGACCAGGCACGCCACCCCGGCGTCCTGA
- the fis gene encoding DNA-binding transcriptional regulator Fis yields MNAASTRQDASRGTPKSPLREHVAQSVRRYLRDLNGCDADDVYEIVLREMEIPLFVEVLNHCEGNQSRAAALLGIHRATLRKKLKDYGLA; encoded by the coding sequence TTGAACGCAGCTTCGACCCGCCAGGACGCCAGTCGTGGCACACCCAAGTCGCCGCTGCGCGAACACGTCGCGCAGTCCGTGCGTCGTTATCTGCGCGACCTCAATGGCTGCGATGCCGATGACGTGTACGAGATCGTCCTGCGTGAAATGGAGATCCCGCTGTTCGTCGAGGTGTTGAACCACTGCGAAGGCAACCAGAGCCGCGCCGCGGCGCTGCTGGGCATCCATCGCGCCACCCTGCGCAAGAAGCTCAAGGACTACGGACTGGCCTGA
- a CDS encoding quinoprotein dehydrogenase-associated putative ABC transporter substrate-binding protein: protein MPLSNQAGEGYQNKIAQLLGKSMGLPVQYYWRTYYERGLARGTVNSGKCDVLMDMPSDYEMGLTTKPYFRSTYVLVSSGEHPLKPSSLDDPALKQARIGVFQSSPARGALYDHGVKGEVQYLFYDSARNPEEHPARLVEQVAKGALDAVESWGPVAGYYVKRNKLTMVPINRMSDVVLEYSMSLAVSKDNTDLRDRLDTALADNRDAIRAILQDYDVPLVACSDCVVSGDLPSHGPYPAPPPYRDEPVSDPQVLAQMQARVQAGASPDAELGSAVAANDPARVSWLLAHGANGDALDDQGRLPLQHAIRLRELAVGDALLKGGAGLEARDGDGWTPLMTALWTGDADTIDWLLRKQPRLDVVSTDGWTPLSVAIHNGDEALVAKVLDAGAPPAQVNPAGFTPLMFAAVENQTGTVQRLLKARVPVDHANKAGITALMLAVAAHRQELVRALIDAGADPKHRDAKGESAISLAQQSGDAALLALVSGQAAH from the coding sequence ATGCCGCTGTCCAACCAGGCCGGCGAGGGCTACCAGAACAAGATCGCCCAGCTCCTGGGCAAATCCATGGGCCTGCCGGTGCAGTACTACTGGCGCACCTACTACGAACGCGGCCTGGCGCGCGGCACCGTCAACAGCGGCAAATGCGACGTATTGATGGACATGCCATCCGATTACGAAATGGGGCTGACCACCAAACCCTATTTCCGTTCCACCTATGTCCTAGTCAGCAGTGGCGAGCATCCGCTCAAGCCAAGCTCGCTGGATGATCCGGCGTTGAAGCAGGCCAGGATTGGCGTGTTCCAGAGTTCACCCGCACGCGGCGCGCTGTACGACCACGGCGTCAAGGGCGAGGTGCAATACCTGTTCTACGATTCGGCGCGCAACCCGGAAGAACACCCCGCGCGCCTGGTCGAACAGGTCGCCAAGGGCGCGCTCGACGCGGTCGAATCCTGGGGCCCGGTGGCCGGCTATTACGTCAAGCGCAACAAGCTGACCATGGTGCCGATCAATCGCATGAGCGATGTGGTCCTGGAATATTCCATGTCGCTTGCAGTAAGCAAGGACAACACGGATCTGCGCGACCGCTTGGACACGGCCCTGGCCGACAACCGCGATGCCATCCGCGCGATCCTGCAGGACTACGACGTGCCCCTGGTGGCCTGCAGCGATTGCGTGGTGTCAGGCGATCTTCCCTCGCACGGCCCCTACCCCGCACCTCCGCCATATCGCGACGAGCCCGTGTCCGATCCGCAGGTGCTGGCGCAGATGCAGGCACGCGTGCAGGCCGGTGCCTCGCCCGATGCGGAACTCGGTTCCGCGGTCGCCGCCAACGATCCAGCACGCGTGAGCTGGTTGCTGGCCCATGGCGCCAACGGCGACGCACTGGACGACCAGGGACGGCTTCCGCTGCAGCACGCCATCCGCCTGCGCGAACTGGCCGTCGGTGACGCCCTGCTCAAGGGAGGCGCAGGCCTGGAAGCACGCGACGGCGATGGCTGGACGCCGCTGATGACCGCGCTGTGGACCGGCGATGCCGACACCATCGACTGGCTGCTGCGCAAGCAGCCCAGGCTCGACGTGGTGTCCACCGATGGCTGGACGCCGCTGTCGGTGGCCATCCACAACGGCGATGAAGCACTGGTGGCCAAGGTGCTCGACGCCGGCGCACCGCCGGCCCAGGTCAACCCGGCCGGCTTCACCCCGCTGATGTTCGCCGCGGTGGAGAACCAGACGGGCACCGTCCAGCGCCTGCTCAAGGCCAGGGTTCCAGTCGACCACGCCAACAAGGCCGGCATCACCGCGCTGATGCTGGCGGTGGCCGCGCATCGCCAGGAACTGGTGCGCGCGCTGATCGATGCCGGTGCCGATCCCAAGCACCGCGATGCGAAGGGCGAGAGCGCCATCAGCCTGGCCCAGCAGTCCGGCGACGCCGCCCTGCTGGCCCTGGTTTCGGGGCAGGCCGCCCACTGA
- a CDS encoding c-type cytochrome has translation MPNATRIPFKSLLMVPLMALALSGCGEKAGSASAASAAAPAAAAPAVSAATPATGSTPPDASATAANGTPVAATAPPAAPIPIPHIDPIEVTPALVAEGKKLFFTAGCNACHGGTGGGGMCPPLTNKIWVYGSDDSTLHALIKDGSQAMQTTHGLKRVGHENVVGIMPAFSPILTDEEINKIMAFIHSINPDAGKGETPTAASEAAPTTGSGT, from the coding sequence ATGCCCAATGCAACACGCATCCCGTTCAAGTCTTTGCTGATGGTGCCCCTGATGGCCCTGGCCCTGTCGGGCTGTGGCGAAAAAGCAGGCTCGGCCTCCGCGGCCTCCGCGGCCGCACCGGCTGCGGCCGCGCCTGCGGTGTCCGCTGCCACGCCGGCCACGGGATCAACCCCGCCTGACGCATCGGCGACCGCCGCCAACGGCACGCCGGTGGCAGCGACCGCGCCGCCAGCTGCCCCCATCCCGATCCCGCACATCGATCCGATCGAAGTCACGCCCGCGCTGGTGGCCGAAGGCAAGAAGCTGTTCTTCACTGCCGGCTGCAATGCCTGCCACGGCGGCACCGGCGGCGGCGGCATGTGCCCGCCGTTGACCAACAAGATCTGGGTCTATGGCAGCGACGACAGCACCCTGCATGCGCTGATCAAGGACGGCTCGCAGGCCATGCAGACCACCCATGGCCTCAAGCGCGTGGGTCACGAGAATGTGGTGGGCATCATGCCGGCCTTCTCGCCGATCCTGACCGATGAAGAGATCAACAAGATCATGGCCTTCATCCACTCGATCAATCCGGATGCAGGCAAGGGCGAAACCCCGACCGCCGCAAGCGAAGCTGCACCCACAACCGGCAGCGGCACATGA
- a CDS encoding beta-propeller fold lactonase family protein: MSAALHRPACLLAVAASLALLAGCQRQAPAVDASVGASTPSPAGLATHAASAVPAYVPNQKSGSISVIDTGTDRVVRTLSAGGELGQRLQQIALGPEGKTLYVVDAEHHRLLLVDIAADKVTRALDIGEGAEGVGLSPDGSQVAVCVELQNQVMFVDTASFTVTGRVDVQGKAPEHCAWTLDGTQVITSNEASDSLDVIDVAAGKSVASIATSGHPRDIAFAADGRSAYVAQESANVVDVIDLAARRKTRSVSAGLRTAGVTVSADGSRVYASNGGGASVTVSDGATGKLLAEIPVGQRPWNPSLTPDGRKLYVANGRSNTVSVIDTATMKEVGQIAVGEMPWGVVMGR; this comes from the coding sequence ATGAGCGCAGCCCTGCATCGGCCGGCCTGCCTGCTTGCCGTCGCGGCATCGCTTGCGCTGCTGGCTGGCTGCCAGCGGCAGGCGCCAGCGGTGGATGCATCTGTTGGCGCATCCACGCCATCGCCAGCCGGGCTGGCCACCCATGCTGCGTCGGCAGTACCCGCCTACGTTCCCAACCAGAAGAGCGGTTCGATCTCGGTCATCGATACCGGCACCGACCGGGTCGTGCGGACCTTGTCGGCAGGCGGCGAACTCGGCCAGCGCCTGCAGCAGATTGCGCTGGGTCCGGAGGGCAAGACGCTCTACGTCGTCGATGCCGAGCATCACCGCTTACTGCTGGTGGACATCGCCGCTGACAAGGTCACACGCGCGCTGGATATCGGCGAAGGCGCCGAAGGCGTCGGCCTGTCACCAGATGGGAGCCAGGTGGCGGTGTGTGTGGAACTGCAGAACCAGGTGATGTTCGTCGACACCGCCAGCTTCACCGTCACCGGTCGCGTGGATGTGCAGGGCAAGGCGCCCGAGCATTGCGCGTGGACGCTGGACGGCACCCAGGTCATCACCAGCAACGAGGCCTCCGACAGCCTGGACGTGATCGACGTGGCGGCCGGCAAGTCGGTCGCGAGCATCGCCACCAGCGGGCATCCGCGCGACATCGCCTTCGCGGCCGATGGCCGCAGTGCCTACGTGGCGCAGGAGTCGGCCAACGTCGTGGATGTGATCGACCTGGCGGCACGTCGCAAGACGCGCAGCGTGAGCGCGGGCCTGCGCACGGCCGGGGTCACGGTTTCGGCCGATGGTAGCCGGGTCTACGCATCCAATGGCGGCGGCGCCAGCGTCACCGTCAGCGACGGCGCTACCGGCAAGCTGCTGGCCGAAATCCCCGTGGGCCAGCGCCCGTGGAATCCATCGCTCACTCCGGATGGACGCAAGCTCTATGTCGCCAACGGCCGCTCCAACACCGTCAGCGTGATCGACACCGCCACGATGAAGGAAGTCGGGCAGATCGCAGTGGGTGAAATGCCCTGGGGCGTGGTGATGGGGCGGTGA
- the purD gene encoding phosphoribosylamine--glycine ligase, giving the protein MKILVIGAGGREHALAWKLAQSPRVTEVLVAPGNAGTATEANCRNVPVKVTDIAGLLKLAQDEAVGLTVVGPEVPLVLGVVDAFRAAGLRIFGPTAKAAQLEGSKAFAKDFLARHGIPTAFYEVHTEVDAALAYIRDKGAPIVVKADGLAAGKGVIVAMTLDEAEAAVRDMLSGNAFGDAGARVVIEEFLDGEEASFISMVDGVTALPMATSQDHKRVGDGDTGPNTGGMGAYSPAPVVTPEVHARVMREVVNPTVQGMIADGVPFTGFLYAGLMIDADGAPKVIEFNVRFGDPETQPVMLRLQSDLVELVEAAIDGKLDVTEAQWDPRPSLGVVIAAAPYPENPITGEVIRGLETVPDTAKVFHAGTALDEAGHVVSAGGRVLCVAALGDTVSAAQHAAYAGVDAISWEHAFHRRDIGWRAIAREQGH; this is encoded by the coding sequence ATGAAAATCCTCGTCATCGGTGCCGGCGGCCGCGAACACGCCCTGGCCTGGAAGCTCGCCCAGTCGCCTCGCGTGACCGAAGTGCTGGTTGCACCCGGCAACGCCGGCACCGCGACCGAGGCGAACTGCCGCAACGTGCCGGTCAAGGTCACCGACATCGCCGGGCTGCTGAAGCTGGCGCAGGACGAAGCCGTCGGCCTGACCGTGGTCGGGCCTGAAGTGCCGCTGGTGCTGGGCGTGGTCGATGCGTTCCGCGCCGCAGGCCTGCGCATCTTCGGGCCGACCGCCAAGGCCGCGCAGCTGGAAGGCAGCAAGGCTTTCGCCAAGGATTTCCTCGCGCGCCACGGCATCCCGACGGCTTTCTACGAAGTGCACACCGAGGTCGATGCCGCGCTGGCCTACATCCGCGACAAAGGCGCACCGATCGTGGTCAAGGCCGATGGCCTGGCCGCCGGCAAGGGCGTGATCGTGGCGATGACGCTGGACGAAGCCGAGGCCGCGGTGCGCGACATGCTTTCGGGTAATGCCTTCGGCGATGCCGGCGCGCGCGTGGTGATCGAGGAATTCCTCGATGGCGAGGAAGCCAGCTTCATCTCGATGGTCGACGGCGTGACCGCACTGCCGATGGCCACCAGCCAGGACCACAAGCGCGTGGGCGACGGCGACACCGGCCCCAACACTGGTGGCATGGGCGCGTATTCGCCCGCGCCGGTGGTCACGCCCGAGGTCCACGCCCGCGTGATGCGCGAAGTCGTCAACCCGACCGTGCAGGGCATGATCGCCGACGGCGTGCCGTTCACCGGCTTCCTTTATGCGGGCCTGATGATCGATGCCGACGGCGCGCCCAAGGTGATCGAATTCAACGTGCGCTTCGGCGATCCGGAAACCCAACCGGTGATGCTGCGCCTGCAGTCGGACCTGGTCGAGCTGGTCGAAGCGGCCATCGACGGCAAGCTCGATGTGACCGAGGCACAGTGGGACCCGCGTCCGTCGCTGGGCGTGGTGATCGCCGCGGCGCCGTATCCGGAAAACCCGATCACCGGCGAGGTGATCCGCGGCCTGGAGACGGTGCCCGACACGGCCAAGGTCTTCCACGCAGGCACCGCGCTGGACGAAGCCGGCCACGTGGTCAGTGCCGGCGGTCGCGTGCTGTGTGTGGCGGCGCTGGGCGACACCGTGTCCGCCGCGCAGCACGCAGCCTATGCCGGCGTCGATGCGATCAGCTGGGAGCACGCCTTCCATCGACGCGACATCGGCTGGCGTGCAATCGCGCGCGAACAAGGCCATTGA
- the prmA gene encoding 50S ribosomal protein L11 methyltransferase, protein MPFLELSVPCSEAQQPRYENALEDIGALAVTLVDADAETSNERAILEPGVGETPLWHALVLTALFPDDADALVLLAALEAFDEGLDWTQASFRMVEDQDWERAWIDQFTPMQFGARTFIVPWNQELPAEAQSADAAVVRLDPGLAFGSGTHPTTALCLAWLDTLASDGLLESQSVLDFGCGSGILALAALKLGAAQAIGVDNDPQALLATHDNAQRNGVEARLQVFLPADEPVQTYPVVVANILASALDALADTLAARVAPGGRIALSGILHGQEGELLARYAAWFDDLVATQQDDWMRIDGTRRAS, encoded by the coding sequence ATGCCTTTCCTTGAATTGTCCGTCCCCTGCAGTGAAGCCCAGCAGCCGCGTTACGAAAATGCGCTGGAAGACATCGGCGCGCTGGCGGTGACCCTGGTCGACGCCGATGCCGAAACCAGCAACGAGCGCGCCATCCTGGAACCGGGCGTCGGCGAAACGCCGCTCTGGCATGCGCTGGTGCTGACCGCGCTGTTTCCCGACGATGCCGACGCGCTGGTGCTGCTGGCCGCGCTGGAAGCGTTCGACGAAGGGCTGGACTGGACCCAGGCTTCGTTCCGCATGGTGGAAGACCAGGACTGGGAACGCGCCTGGATCGACCAGTTCACGCCGATGCAGTTCGGCGCCCGCACCTTCATCGTGCCCTGGAACCAAGAATTGCCAGCCGAGGCCCAATCCGCCGACGCGGCCGTGGTACGGCTGGACCCGGGCCTGGCGTTCGGTTCGGGTACCCATCCGACCACCGCACTGTGCCTAGCCTGGCTGGACACGCTGGCCAGCGATGGCCTGCTGGAAAGCCAGTCGGTGCTGGATTTCGGCTGCGGCTCCGGCATCCTGGCGCTGGCCGCGCTGAAGCTGGGCGCTGCCCAGGCGATCGGCGTGGACAACGATCCGCAGGCGCTCCTGGCCACCCACGACAACGCACAGCGCAATGGCGTGGAAGCGCGTCTGCAGGTGTTCCTGCCGGCCGACGAACCGGTGCAGACCTATCCGGTGGTCGTGGCCAACATCCTGGCTTCGGCCCTGGATGCGCTGGCCGATACCCTGGCCGCGCGCGTCGCGCCGGGTGGCCGGATTGCCCTGAGCGGCATCCTGCATGGCCAGGAAGGCGAACTGCTCGCGCGTTACGCCGCATGGTTCGACGACCTGGTAGCAACCCAGCAGGACGACTGGATGCGGATCGACGGCACCCGCCGCGCCTCCTGA
- a CDS encoding DUF3426 domain-containing protein gives MQHASHRVPAWQWAALAVLTGALGIQMLIADRGRLAQDALWRPVLERTCEVLRCTLPAWHQPQAYTMLARDVKPVPGAPGVLQVRATFRNDAHWPQRWPAVALSLSDADGRVVGARVLLPGDYLDPTQLQATLAPGQSGQMRVQVREPQDGVVAFAFEFR, from the coding sequence GTGCAACACGCATCGCATCGCGTGCCGGCATGGCAATGGGCGGCGCTGGCCGTCCTCACCGGAGCGCTGGGCATCCAGATGCTGATCGCCGACCGGGGACGGCTGGCGCAGGACGCATTGTGGCGCCCGGTGCTTGAACGCACCTGCGAGGTCCTGCGCTGCACCTTGCCAGCCTGGCACCAGCCGCAGGCTTATACGATGCTGGCCCGTGATGTGAAGCCGGTCCCAGGTGCGCCCGGCGTGCTGCAGGTCCGTGCCACCTTCCGCAACGATGCGCACTGGCCGCAGCGCTGGCCGGCCGTGGCGCTGTCGCTGTCCGATGCCGACGGACGCGTGGTCGGCGCGCGCGTGCTGCTGCCAGGCGACTACCTGGACCCGACACAGCTGCAGGCGACGCTGGCACCGGGACAGAGCGGACAGATGCGCGTGCAGGTCCGTGAACCCCAAGACGGCGTGGTGGCATTCGCTTTCGAGTTCCGCTGA
- a CDS encoding CDP-alcohol phosphatidyltransferase family protein, whose translation MSIYALKGRFQDLLRPGVRGLYRIGVTANMVTLAAALVSLVVAGWVFWQAPAAPGWYVLLPVWMLLRMALNAVDGMLAREFGQQSRPGAYYNELSDVIADAALYLSLLSVAGVQAWLPWTLAWLAALTEYAGVLGLMVGASRRYDGPMGKSDRAFVVGVLGIALACGWAGAGVVDCVVALMALLCALTVFNRVRLGLREAESSTHA comes from the coding sequence ATGTCGATCTACGCGCTGAAAGGCCGGTTCCAGGACTTGCTGCGGCCCGGTGTGCGAGGGCTGTACCGGATCGGGGTGACCGCCAACATGGTGACGTTGGCGGCGGCGCTGGTGTCGCTGGTCGTGGCGGGGTGGGTGTTCTGGCAGGCGCCGGCGGCGCCTGGCTGGTATGTGCTGCTGCCGGTCTGGATGCTGCTGCGGATGGCGCTGAACGCGGTCGACGGGATGCTGGCGCGCGAGTTTGGCCAGCAGTCCAGGCCCGGTGCGTATTACAACGAACTGAGTGATGTGATCGCCGACGCGGCGCTGTACCTGAGCCTGCTGTCGGTGGCCGGCGTGCAGGCGTGGCTGCCGTGGACGCTGGCCTGGCTGGCGGCGCTGACCGAATACGCCGGCGTGCTCGGCTTGATGGTCGGCGCCAGCAGGCGCTACGACGGGCCGATGGGCAAGAGCGACCGGGCCTTCGTCGTCGGTGTGCTCGGCATCGCGCTGGCCTGCGGCTGGGCTGGTGCGGGCGTGGTCGATTGCGTGGTCGCGCTGATGGCGTTGCTGTGCGCGCTGACCGTGTTTAATCGCGTGCGCCTTGGCCTGCGCGAAGCGGAGTCATCAACGCACGCATGA
- the purH gene encoding bifunctional phosphoribosylaminoimidazolecarboxamide formyltransferase/IMP cyclohydrolase has translation MSSDFLPVRRALLSVSDKTGLIDLARALDARNVELLSTGGTAKAIRDAGLPVKDVSELTGFPEMMDGRVKTLHPLVHGGLLGRAGTDDTVMAEHGIAPIDLLVLNLYPFEAVTAKADCTLEDAVENIDIGGPAMLRSAAKNFARVAVATSPDQYAELLAELDAHDGQLSAAKRFALSVAAFNRVAQYDAAISNYLSAVTDTSKAVPERSAFAAQANGSFVKVMDLRYGENPHQQAAFYRDLYPAPGSLATFEQLQGKELSYNNIADSDAAWECVRQFDAPACVIVKHANPCGVAVGVACGDAYELAYATDPTSAFGGILAFNRTLDAATAKVILDRQFVEVLIAPDYEPGALEYATKKANVRVLRIPLAPVSKNFIDTKRIGSGLLMQTADDRVVTRDELKVVTKVAPTEAQFADLLFAWKVAKFVKSNAIVYAKDSRTIGVGAGQMSRVYSARIAGIKATDAHLQVPGSVMASDAFFPFRDGLDAAAEAGITAVIQPGGSMRDNEVIAAADEHGIAMVFTGVRHFRH, from the coding sequence ATGTCCTCCGATTTCCTGCCCGTCCGCCGGGCCTTGCTGTCCGTTTCCGACAAGACCGGTCTGATCGATCTGGCCCGTGCCCTGGACGCCCGCAACGTCGAACTGCTCTCCACCGGCGGCACCGCCAAGGCGATCCGCGACGCGGGCCTGCCGGTCAAGGACGTGTCCGAGCTCACCGGCTTTCCGGAAATGATGGATGGCCGGGTCAAGACCCTGCACCCGCTGGTGCACGGCGGCCTGCTCGGTCGCGCCGGCACCGACGATACGGTGATGGCCGAACACGGCATCGCCCCGATCGACCTGCTGGTGCTGAACCTGTATCCGTTCGAAGCGGTCACCGCCAAGGCCGATTGCACGCTGGAAGACGCGGTCGAGAACATCGACATCGGTGGCCCGGCGATGCTGCGCAGCGCGGCCAAGAACTTCGCCCGCGTCGCCGTCGCCACCTCGCCCGACCAGTACGCCGAGCTGCTGGCCGAACTCGACGCCCACGATGGCCAGCTCTCGGCTGCCAAGCGTTTCGCGCTGTCGGTGGCCGCGTTCAACCGCGTCGCCCAGTACGACGCAGCGATCAGCAATTACCTGTCGGCCGTGACCGACACCTCCAAGGCCGTGCCCGAGCGCAGTGCCTTCGCGGCGCAGGCCAACGGCAGCTTCGTCAAAGTGATGGACCTGCGCTACGGCGAGAACCCGCATCAGCAGGCCGCGTTCTATCGCGATCTGTATCCGGCGCCGGGCTCACTGGCGACCTTCGAGCAACTGCAAGGCAAGGAGCTGAGCTACAACAACATCGCCGATAGCGATGCGGCGTGGGAATGCGTGCGCCAGTTCGACGCGCCGGCCTGTGTCATCGTCAAACACGCCAATCCCTGCGGCGTGGCTGTCGGCGTGGCCTGCGGCGATGCGTATGAGCTGGCTTACGCGACCGACCCGACCAGCGCCTTTGGCGGCATCCTGGCGTTCAACCGCACGCTGGATGCGGCCACGGCCAAGGTCATCCTGGACCGCCAGTTCGTCGAAGTGCTGATCGCCCCGGACTACGAGCCGGGCGCGCTGGAATACGCGACCAAGAAGGCCAACGTGCGCGTGCTGCGCATTCCGCTGGCGCCGGTATCGAAGAACTTCATCGACACCAAGCGGATCGGATCGGGCCTGTTGATGCAGACCGCCGATGATCGCGTGGTCACCCGCGATGAACTGAAAGTCGTCACCAAGGTCGCGCCGACCGAGGCGCAGTTCGCCGACCTGCTGTTCGCCTGGAAGGTGGCCAAGTTCGTCAAGTCCAACGCGATCGTCTACGCCAAGGACAGCCGCACCATCGGTGTCGGCGCCGGCCAGATGAGCCGCGTGTATTCGGCGCGCATCGCCGGCATCAAGGCCACCGACGCTCACCTGCAGGTGCCGGGCTCGGTGATGGCCTCCGATGCGTTCTTCCCGTTCCGAGACGGCCTGGATGCCGCCGCCGAAGCCGGCATCACCGCGGTGATCCAGCCGGGTGGTTCGATGCGTGACAACGAGGTGATCGCCGCGGCCGATGAACATGGCATCGCGATGGTGTTCACCGGCGTGCGCCATTTCCGTCACTGA